Proteins encoded within one genomic window of Bacteroides sedimenti:
- the mscL gene encoding large-conductance mechanosensitive channel protein MscL: MGKSNFVQEFKAFALKGNVIDMAVGIIIGGAFGKIVSSLVADILMPAIGTLFGGANFTELKWVVKEAVYGADGKVITPASTLNYGNFIQTTIDFVIIAFVIFLFIKFFASLNRKKEEIPSEPPAPTKEEKLLTEIRDILKEK, translated from the coding sequence ATGGGAAAAAGTAACTTTGTTCAAGAATTTAAAGCATTTGCATTGAAAGGCAATGTTATTGACATGGCAGTAGGTATCATTATCGGTGGAGCCTTCGGGAAAATTGTGTCATCTTTAGTTGCAGATATTTTAATGCCAGCCATTGGCACATTATTCGGAGGTGCCAACTTCACGGAGTTAAAATGGGTTGTTAAAGAAGCCGTTTACGGAGCTGATGGCAAAGTGATTACACCAGCATCAACCTTAAATTACGGAAATTTTATTCAAACCACCATTGACTTTGTTATTATCGCATTTGTGATCTTTTTATTTATCAAATTCTTTGCATCACTAAACCGTAAGAAAGAAGAGATTCCTAGTGAACCACCTGCACCAACAAAAGAGGAGAAATTACTGACAGAAATACGAGACATACTGAAAGAGAAGTAA
- the gap gene encoding type I glyceraldehyde-3-phosphate dehydrogenase, translated as MIKVGINGFGRIGRFVFRAAQTRNDIQIVGINDLCPVDYLAYMLKYDTMHGQFDGTIEADVENSQLIVNGQAIRITAERNPADLKWDAVGAEYVVESTGLFLTQEKAQAHIQAGAKYVVMSAPSSDSTPMFVCGVNEKSYVKGTQFVSNASCTTNCLAPIAKVLNDKFGILDGLMTTVHSTTATQKTVDGPSMKDWRGGRAASGNIIPSSTGAAKAVGKVIPELNGKLTGMSMRVPTLDVSVVDLTVNLAKPATYAEICAAMKEASEGELKGVLGYTEDAVVSSDFLGDTRTSIFDAKAGIALTDTFVKVVSWYDNEIGYSNKVLDLVAHMASVNA; from the coding sequence ATGATTAAAGTAGGTATTAATGGATTCGGCCGTATCGGACGTTTTGTATTCCGTGCTGCTCAAACAAGAAACGATATCCAAATCGTTGGTATTAACGACCTTTGCCCAGTAGATTACTTGGCATACATGTTGAAATATGATACAATGCACGGTCAGTTCGACGGAACTATCGAAGCAGATGTTGAAAACAGCCAATTGATCGTTAACGGTCAAGCTATCCGTATCACAGCTGAAAGAAACCCAGCTGACTTGAAATGGGATGCAGTAGGTGCAGAATACGTAGTTGAGTCTACTGGTTTGTTCTTGACTCAAGAAAAAGCTCAGGCTCACATCCAGGCTGGTGCTAAATATGTTGTAATGTCAGCTCCTTCTTCAGATAGCACTCCAATGTTCGTTTGCGGTGTTAATGAAAAATCATACGTAAAAGGTACTCAGTTCGTATCTAACGCTTCTTGTACTACTAACTGTTTGGCTCCTATCGCTAAAGTATTGAACGACAAGTTCGGTATCCTTGACGGTTTGATGACTACAGTTCACTCTACAACTGCAACTCAGAAAACAGTTGACGGTCCTTCTATGAAAGACTGGAGAGGTGGTCGTGCTGCTTCTGGCAACATTATCCCTTCATCTACTGGTGCTGCTAAAGCTGTAGGTAAAGTAATTCCTGAATTGAATGGCAAATTGACTGGTATGTCAATGCGTGTTCCTACTTTGGACGTTTCTGTAGTTGACTTGACAGTTAACTTGGCAAAACCAGCTACTTATGCTGAAATTTGCGCTGCAATGAAAGAAGCTTCTGAAGGCGAACTGAAAGGCGTTCTTGGTTACACTGAAGATGCAGTTGTTTCTTCTGACTTCTTGGGTGACACCCGTACTTCTATCTTCGATGCAAAAGCTGGTATCGCTTTAACTGATACTTTCGTAAAAGTTGTATCTTGGTATGATAACGAAATCGGTTACTCAAACAAAGTTCTTGACCTGGTTGCTCACATGGCATCAGTTAACGCATAA